A region of Pyxidicoccus parkwaysis DNA encodes the following proteins:
- a CDS encoding LysM domain-containing protein, giving the protein MLDPTSRYANLETVTITLPDGRVATYKRRRFLPSGQDMRLLAELTVTEGDRLDLLTARTLGDPEQFWRVCDSNDVLNPFEVMEEPGALVRIAMPEI; this is encoded by the coding sequence ATGCTCGACCCCACCAGTCGCTACGCCAACCTGGAGACCGTCACCATCACCCTGCCGGATGGCCGGGTGGCCACGTACAAGCGCCGCCGCTTCCTGCCGTCCGGACAGGACATGCGCCTGCTGGCGGAGCTCACCGTCACGGAAGGGGACCGCCTGGATTTGTTGACGGCCCGCACGCTCGGGGACCCGGAGCAGTTCTGGCGCGTGTGCGACTCCAATGACGTGCTCAACCCCTTCGAGGTGATGGAAGAGCCGGGGGCGCTCGTCCGCATCGCCATGCCGGAGATTTGA
- a CDS encoding ATP-binding protein: protein MSTRSNDQSWSEANRRHLTASLGVVRAYLYRHARTSGAQVPAGADDVDAARAALDNAETALPAPSAMSVLVAAFGLSHFERDVLLCSAGLELDSGFAAACAAAQGEPRRAFPTFGMALSALPDAHWSALTPVAPLRQWELVSVSPVEGLTHGALRIDERVLHYLAGLSYLDPRLRDIVFPVPPGAALPPSHEALVGRIQRAWENGAGLDEAPVVQLCGPESEGAQAVASAACSAMGLGLHVLRASHLPAPLDERAALGRLWEREALLSGSGLLLECEESAGPEVLRAAVSFAERVRGAVFLSSREPLRLRGRPALHLDVRRPTRDEQRVLWRDALGPAASRVDGVVERVVTQFDLSMRSIRAAGAEVRGQVGDGEGSTLGDALWSACRLQARPRLEDLAQRIEPSADWDALVLPEAQKSLLRQVAACVRQRVRVYETWGFAAQGSRGLGISALFSGASGTGKTMAAEVLARELKLDLFRIDLSQVVSKYIGETEKNLRRVFEAAQEGGAILLFDEADALFGKRTEVKDSHDRYANIEVSYLLQQMEAYSGLAILTTNMKDALDTAFLRRLRFVVQFPFPDAAQRAEIWRRMFPPSTPTESLEVARLARLSVTGGNIRTIALNAAFLAADAGEPVRMAHLQRAVRAEFSKLDKPLAEAEVSGWT, encoded by the coding sequence ATGAGCACGCGCTCGAACGACCAGTCCTGGTCGGAGGCCAACCGCCGCCACCTCACGGCGTCGCTGGGCGTGGTGCGCGCGTACCTGTACCGGCACGCGCGCACGTCCGGAGCACAGGTGCCCGCCGGCGCGGATGACGTGGACGCCGCCCGCGCCGCGCTGGACAACGCCGAGACGGCCCTGCCCGCGCCGTCCGCGATGAGCGTGCTGGTGGCGGCCTTCGGGCTGTCCCACTTCGAGCGCGACGTGCTGCTGTGCAGCGCGGGCCTGGAGTTGGACTCCGGCTTCGCCGCCGCGTGCGCCGCCGCGCAGGGTGAGCCCCGGCGCGCGTTCCCCACCTTCGGCATGGCGCTGTCCGCGCTGCCGGACGCGCACTGGAGCGCGCTCACGCCGGTGGCTCCGCTGCGCCAGTGGGAGCTCGTCTCGGTGTCGCCGGTTGAAGGGCTGACGCACGGTGCGCTGCGCATCGACGAGCGCGTGTTGCACTACCTCGCCGGGCTCTCGTACCTGGACCCGCGCTTGCGCGACATCGTGTTCCCCGTGCCGCCGGGCGCCGCGCTGCCACCCTCGCACGAGGCGCTGGTGGGCCGCATCCAGCGCGCGTGGGAGAACGGCGCGGGCCTGGACGAGGCGCCGGTGGTGCAGCTCTGCGGCCCGGAGTCGGAAGGCGCGCAGGCCGTGGCCTCCGCCGCTTGCTCCGCGATGGGACTGGGCCTGCACGTCCTGCGAGCCTCGCACCTGCCCGCGCCGCTGGACGAGCGCGCGGCCCTGGGCAGGCTGTGGGAGCGTGAGGCTTTGCTGTCCGGCAGCGGCCTGCTGCTGGAGTGCGAGGAGTCGGCGGGCCCCGAGGTGCTGCGCGCCGCGGTCTCCTTCGCCGAGCGCGTGCGTGGCGCTGTCTTCCTCTCCAGCCGCGAGCCTTTGCGCCTGCGCGGCCGACCCGCGCTGCACCTGGACGTGCGCCGGCCCACCCGCGACGAGCAGCGCGTGCTGTGGCGCGATGCGCTCGGCCCCGCCGCGTCCCGCGTGGATGGAGTGGTGGAGCGCGTGGTGACCCAGTTCGACCTGTCCATGCGCTCCATCCGCGCGGCCGGCGCCGAGGTGCGCGGTCAGGTGGGAGACGGTGAGGGCTCCACGCTGGGTGACGCGCTGTGGTCCGCATGCAGGCTCCAGGCGCGTCCCCGCCTGGAGGACCTGGCACAGCGAATCGAGCCCTCCGCCGACTGGGACGCGCTGGTGCTGCCCGAGGCGCAGAAGTCGCTCCTGCGGCAGGTGGCCGCGTGCGTGCGCCAGCGCGTGCGCGTGTATGAGACGTGGGGCTTCGCGGCGCAGGGCTCGCGCGGCCTGGGCATCAGCGCGCTGTTCTCCGGCGCCAGCGGCACCGGTAAAACCATGGCGGCCGAGGTGCTGGCGCGCGAGCTGAAGCTCGACCTGTTCCGCATCGACCTGTCGCAGGTGGTCAGCAAGTACATCGGCGAGACGGAGAAGAACCTGCGCCGCGTCTTCGAGGCCGCGCAGGAGGGCGGCGCCATCCTCCTCTTCGACGAGGCGGACGCCCTCTTCGGCAAGCGCACCGAGGTGAAGGACAGCCACGACCGCTACGCGAACATCGAGGTGAGCTACCTCCTCCAGCAGATGGAGGCGTACAGCGGCCTGGCCATCCTCACCACCAACATGAAGGACGCGCTGGACACGGCGTTCCTCCGCCGCCTGCGCTTCGTTGTGCAGTTCCCGTTCCCGGACGCCGCGCAGCGCGCGGAAATCTGGCGGCGCATGTTCCCGCCCTCCACGCCCACCGAGTCGCTGGAGGTGGCGCGGCTGGCGCGGCTGAGCGTCACGGGCGGCAACATCCGCACCATCGCCCTCAACGCCGCCTTCCTGGCCGCGGACGCCGGAGAGCCCGTTCGCATGGCGCACCTTCAGCGCGCGGTGCGCGCCGAGTTCAGCAAGTTGGACAAGCCCTTGGCGGAAGCCGAGGTCTCGGGGTGGACATGA
- a CDS encoding DUF4255 domain-containing protein, producing the protein MSNSLSVAAITATLRTLLFSHLQGDFPDVDVTTMPPDKARSKDATHHQINIFLFQVTHNPNLRNMEMPTQGRMNEGGFSPLALRLSYMLTAYAPADDDVAAHKVLGKAMLVLHDHAVLGPEELRTSLPGNDLYQQVERVRITPDQLSLEDVSKMWTAFQSQYRISVIYQVSAVLIESTRARRSPLPVLRSQISSQAGLPAPFPVLQAVLPPDPQTGARLGETVVLQGGNLAGDTVAVRFNHPQWTAPVDVTASDITAARLSVAIPNSPATWPAGMYSVAAVIVRAGEPTRTTNALPLALAPSLTSITVGARAGDNSVTLTVGFEPQVLVEQRVSLLVGDREVSAPTRATAVASLAFVVPDAPTGEQYVRLRVDGVDSLRVDRSVTPPVFHVSQRVTLP; encoded by the coding sequence ATGAGCAACTCCCTGTCCGTCGCGGCCATCACCGCCACGCTGCGCACGCTGCTGTTCAGCCATCTGCAGGGTGACTTCCCGGACGTCGACGTGACGACGATGCCGCCGGACAAGGCGCGCTCGAAGGACGCGACGCACCACCAGATCAACATCTTCCTGTTCCAGGTCACGCACAACCCGAACCTGCGCAACATGGAGATGCCCACGCAGGGCCGGATGAACGAGGGCGGCTTCTCGCCGCTCGCGCTCCGGCTGAGCTACATGCTCACCGCGTACGCGCCGGCCGATGACGACGTCGCCGCCCACAAGGTGCTCGGCAAGGCGATGCTCGTGCTCCATGACCACGCGGTGCTGGGGCCGGAGGAGCTTCGCACCTCGCTTCCTGGCAACGACCTGTACCAGCAGGTGGAGCGCGTCCGCATCACCCCCGACCAGCTCTCGCTGGAGGACGTCTCCAAGATGTGGACGGCCTTCCAGTCGCAGTACCGCATCTCCGTCATCTACCAGGTGTCGGCCGTGCTCATCGAGAGCACGCGGGCCCGCCGCTCTCCGCTGCCCGTGCTGCGCAGCCAGATTTCGTCGCAGGCCGGACTCCCGGCGCCGTTCCCCGTCCTGCAAGCCGTCCTCCCGCCCGACCCTCAAACCGGCGCACGGCTGGGTGAGACGGTGGTCCTCCAGGGTGGAAACCTCGCGGGCGACACGGTGGCCGTGCGCTTCAACCACCCGCAGTGGACGGCTCCGGTGGACGTGACGGCGTCGGACATCACCGCCGCGCGCCTCTCGGTGGCCATCCCCAACAGTCCCGCTACGTGGCCCGCGGGCATGTACTCCGTGGCGGCCGTCATCGTCCGCGCGGGCGAGCCCACTCGCACCACCAACGCGCTGCCGCTCGCGCTGGCGCCGAGCCTCACCAGCATCACAGTCGGCGCGCGCGCAGGGGACAACTCGGTGACGCTCACCGTGGGCTTCGAGCCCCAGGTTCTCGTGGAGCAGCGCGTGTCCCTGCTGGTGGGGGACCGTGAGGTGTCCGCGCCCACTCGCGCCACCGCGGTGGCGTCCCTGGCCTTCGTCGTGCCGGACGCGCCCACGGGTGAGCAGTACGTGCGCCTGCGCGTGGACGGCGTGGACTCGCTGCGCGTGGACCGCAGCGTGACGCCTCCGGTGTTCCATGTCTCGCAGCGGGTGACCTTGCCATGA
- a CDS encoding phage baseplate assembly protein V — protein MSTYYGKYRGEVVNNIDPMMQGRVQVKVPTVLLDSQLAWAMPCMPYGGRGVGFFAVPPNGAKVWVEFERGDTNYPIYTGCYWEAGEAPAQPAIPQMKMWKTDGITLTLSDVPGAGGLTIEVSPPVVAMPLKAVFNTQGIELSQGGTTKVVLSATGIELSFGPANVKLGPTGVNINNGALEVM, from the coding sequence ATGAGCACGTACTACGGGAAGTACCGGGGCGAGGTGGTCAACAACATCGACCCGATGATGCAGGGTCGTGTCCAGGTGAAGGTGCCCACCGTCCTGCTCGACAGCCAGCTCGCCTGGGCCATGCCGTGCATGCCCTATGGCGGCCGCGGCGTGGGCTTCTTCGCGGTGCCGCCCAACGGCGCCAAGGTGTGGGTGGAGTTCGAGCGCGGCGACACGAACTACCCCATCTATACCGGCTGCTACTGGGAGGCGGGCGAGGCCCCCGCCCAGCCCGCCATCCCCCAGATGAAGATGTGGAAGACGGACGGCATCACCCTCACGCTGAGCGACGTGCCCGGGGCGGGTGGGCTCACGATTGAGGTCAGCCCTCCGGTCGTGGCCATGCCGCTGAAGGCCGTCTTCAACACGCAAGGCATCGAGCTGTCGCAGGGCGGCACGACGAAGGTGGTGCTGAGCGCCACCGGCATCGAGCTGTCGTTCGGCCCGGCCAACGTGAAGCTCGGCCCCACGGGAGTCAACATCAACAACGGCGCGCTCGAGGTGATGTGA